One genomic region from Rattus norvegicus strain BN/NHsdMcwi chromosome 10, GRCr8, whole genome shotgun sequence encodes:
- the Havcr1l1 gene encoding hepatitis A virus cellular receptor 1 homolog produces MMPPQVLISGLLLLLPAAVDSFPEVHGVVGQPVTLPCTYPVSNELESVCWGRGECASDTCGQTLVWTDGNQIYQTSSRYQINAQLLQGNASLTIEDTYESDSGLYCCRVEMKGWDGVQTLTTSLQVQPVWTETVTSSDHPWNNHTEVVPTETPLKIPIRGLCIGISVSAFLLILASIPTVIQCRHRRKKSQESNSECGSVSFHVYHNEAFQSIAQLPAEDVVYVTEDSAHPRVKSQLPLEMTTFQTCRRK; encoded by the exons ATGATGCCCCCTCAAGTCCTCATTTCAGGTCTCCTACTCCTtctcccag CTGCTGTGGACTCCTTCCCGGAAGTGCATGGAGTGGTGGGTCAGCCTGTCACACTGCCATGTACGTATCCAGTGTCTAATGAATTAGAGTCCGTGTGCTGGGGCCGAGGCGAATGTGCTTCTGATACGTGTGGACAAACACTTGTCTGGACTGATGGAAACCAAATCTATCAGACAAGCAGTCGTTACCAGATCAACGCGCAGCTTCTTCAAGGAAATGCATCCTTGACCATCGAGGACACCTATGAGAGTGACAGCGGTCTCTACTGCTGCCGAGTGGAAATGAAGGGATGGGATGGTGTGCAGACACTGACCACCTCACTGCAGGTTCAACCAG TTTGGACTGAGACTGTGACATCTTCAGACCACCCTTGGAATAACCACACT GAAGTGGTCCCTACGGAAACTCCCCTGAAGATCCCCATTAGGGGTCTCTGTATTGGAatctctgtgtctgccttcttGCTGATCCTCGCGAGCATCCCAACTGTCATAC AGtgcagacacagaagaaagaagagcCAAGAGAG CAACTCTGAATGCGGCTCAGTTTCCTTCCATGTTTATCACAACGAAGCTTTTCAAAGTATAGCGCAACTCCCAGCTGAAGATGTAGTCTACGTCACTGAAGACAGTGCTCACCCAAGGGTTAAATCCCAGTTGCCCTTGGAGATGACAACCTTCCAAACCTGCAGAAGGAAGTGA